GTTCGGACTTTCTCAGCTCCACCAGCTTCGTGGGCGTGTAGGGCGTGGAAGCGATCAATCATACTGTATTTTACTTGCAAGCCCAAAATCAGAAGTAGGCCAAGAGCGGATGAGGATTATGACCGAAACAAATGATGGATTTGTACTTAGTGAAAAGGATTTAGAACTTAGGGGGCCGGGCGACTTTTTTGGAAAAAAACAAAGCGGGATTCCAGAATTTAAGGTGGCTGATATGGTTCATGATTATCGTGCACTTGAAACTGCAAGAAGTGATGCTTCCATGCTGATTCAGTCGAAAAGTTTTTGGACTGCCCCTGAATATCAATATTTAAGATATAAGCTTGAAGAATCAGGTGTTTTAGAAGGGGAAAAACTGGATTAATCCAACTTTTTTCTTCTTAAAACATCCAAATAAAGAGTACAAAGAGGGAAAAGCAGATAGCGGGTATAGTAATTTTATGCTTGCAATCTGCTTTTTTAAATTTTATACTACTCTTAGTACCTAGTCATAAGATCTCGGACGGTGTGAAAAATTATGAGAAGAAGCAAAAAGGAACGTCAACACTTATTAACCATTACTATTAATGATAATCCTTTTATTACTGATGAAGAGCTGGCGGAAAAATTTCAAGTAAGCGTACAAACGATTCGTCTTGATCGCTTAGAATTATCGATACCGGAACTCCGCGAACGGATTAAAACTGTCGCAGAGAGAAGTTTCGAAGATGAAGTGCGCTCATTACCGCTCGAAGAAGTCATTGGGGAAATTATTGATATAGAGCTAGATCAGAGCGCAATTTCAATTTTTGATGTAAAAGAAGAACATGTCTTTAAGCGTAATAACATTGCCCGGGGCCATCATGTATTTGCCCAGGCGAATTCTCTTGCGGTAGCTGTTATTAATGATGAATTGGCATTAACAGCAAAAGCAAATATTCAATTTATACGGTCGGTAAAATTAAATGAACGCGTTATTGCCAAAGCACGAGTAACGAAAATCGATGAAAATGTTGGCAGAACGTTTGTCGAAGTGAAAAGTTTTGTGAATAATGAACTTGTTTTTACCGGAGAATTGGAAATGTTCCGTTCGAAAAATCGTTAAAGGATGAGACAAATGAAATTAGCAATTGATGCAATGGGCGGAGACAATGCCCCAAAAGAAATAGTATTAGGTGCGATGAAAGCCGTTCAGACTTTTTCTGAT
The DNA window shown above is from Neobacillus sp. WH10 and carries:
- the fapR gene encoding transcription factor FapR, which produces MRRSKKERQHLLTITINDNPFITDEELAEKFQVSVQTIRLDRLELSIPELRERIKTVAERSFEDEVRSLPLEEVIGEIIDIELDQSAISIFDVKEEHVFKRNNIARGHHVFAQANSLAVAVINDELALTAKANIQFIRSVKLNERVIAKARVTKIDENVGRTFVEVKSFVNNELVFTGELEMFRSKNR